ACTAGGCGATCCCAATGAGCTTGAGGTTTTAGCCAAACTGATCAAACAGTCGACACTTCCCAGAATTTGGACTGCTTTCAGCCATTGCAAGTAATCGTTATCGAAACGCTGGTAAAACTTTGCTTGTACTCCATCGACAGCAACCTTGTGTAGCTCGCGTGCTTCTTGCAACTCCCTTACCAGACTTCGCACTTCGGGTGACCAGTATCGCTTTACTTTACCAGTGGCACCCATCTGTTGCCAATCTTTAGGAATGTTTTTCACTTTGACGGGAACTTCAATCAGGTAGATTTCCTTGCCACTATCGCGGTAACAGATTCCCACTGATCCATATTCACGCTTGTACTTCTTCAACCAACCTTCAAGCTCCTTTTCAATACCATCGATCTTGTTCTTCGTGTTATCAAACTCTTCCTCGATACCTGGTTCAGGAACTAAAACATTATCGTATTGTGCTTTTTGACGGTCGAATGCGTCTGTCCATTGGGGCAGCAGATTCTCTAAATTAGGCATACTTTCGAAAAGCTCTTTAAGAAGAGGATCAGTCGATGAATCAGAGAACTTTTGGTTCAATCCTGCCATAAGCTTATAAACAAGCTCAAAACTTTCAATCACTCTCACAAACTCCTTTGGTTTCAAATGACCAGCATGGATTCGTGACAGCAATCTCTCAAGATCAGGAAGTGAGATAAGCTTAGACTCAATAAACTCTTGAACATCAGGGTTGTTGTTCAAGAATTCAACTGTGTCGAGTCTGGCATTGATTTTAATTGGGTCCATCAATGGATGACTAACCCATCCTTTGAGCTTTCGCTTACCAAATGGTGTGATACATCTGTTCAACAATCTGAAAAGTGTACCTtcagcaccaccatcaaAAGTATTGGCAAATACCTCCAAGTTCTGCAAAGACTGACCATCCAATACAACACTTGATCCCTTCTGAATGGTCTCATAGTAGTTGAAATTACCCAAAGAAATAAGACTGTCGTCCAACTTCAGTGATCTGAGATACCACATCAGTCCTCCGAAAGCAGACATTGAAAGTGGCTTGTTCTTGGAAATATCTCTCATGGCAATAGGATAGTTTGATAAATCATCTGCATCCTCTCCTTTAAAGAAGCGGGAGTTAAGCAATTCTTCATATGAGGTGTCGTAATCCCAGTACTCACTGCCAGACTTCAAGAAATTCCACAAGGTATCGACAGAAGTATTGTTCTTCAAAATTTTAACTGCTCTTGAAGCAATACATCCCTTTTCTAGGATCAATTCTCTGGGTCGGATCTGGGCGATCAGTGTTTCAAACTGCGAAAAATCCACATCGTCCTCAAATTCAGTAGTATAAAATGCACCAGTGGCGGTATCTACAAAACAAGTTGCAAAATGTAAATCCTGTTGCTTGACAGCCATACAAAAGGTGGACATTTCGTCAACTAACATAGCTTCATCAGTCAAAGTTCCCGCAGTAAGAACATATGAGAGCTCTCGCTTGATAATCTTCTCTTCCTTTTTGCCAGATTTACGGTCATTCATTTCCTTGGCCAAGGCCGTCTCTTTCTGATCGACTCTGGCTACCTTATGACCCTTGGCAATAAATGCGGACGCCCAGTAATCAAATGACATTTCAGGAATACCTGCCAATCTCATATTGGCTCGACCACCACCGGCCAATTTCAGATCAAACTCACCGTGAGCAATATCGGCATCTCTTTCATAGAGTTCGTAGAATTTAccttttttgaaaaatacaaCAGTGTTCCACATCTTGCTTTTGATTTCCCAGTATTGTTTTTCAAATGCTGTAAACTTTGCCCATGCGGATTTGGGAATGTATAAAGTTCTAGGATCGTACTCAGCATCTCCTTCGCGGTTTccatcagcatcttttATATCAACTAGCCATGCATATCGTTCCTcattttccttttcaaacGACTTTGTACTGCCAAACGACGGTTTCTTAATCGGTGAGGAGGATCTGACTGGTGAAGAGCTAGCCAATGCTGGCTTTGATGATCCGGAATATGTTGAACCAGCTGAGAACTTGCTgagagctgctggaggaGATGAAGGAACAATGGGCTCGGTTGAAGTCCGCGATGCTTgcgaagaagcaggaggACTACTATTTGATTTgcgtttcttttttggcttttcgtcttcctcatcatcttcatcgtctaCAATGAAGTCATCCATTTCTAATACTTGTTAGTTTTTTGACTTTATACATCCTTTAAAATGGACCAAAGTTTGAGTATGTACTTaccatcttcttcgttAACAACGTCCATTGCCagatcatcatcttcatcctcttctgctgctgctgcgtcTTCTTTgtattcatcttcatcgtcatcatctacAATCTGACGCCTCTTCGAAGCTATAATTTTGTTAGACACTAAACTCAAGATTTTCATTACTTTCCAATTAAACCGGACTTAcatttcttctggctcaCAGAAacctcatcttcctcatcactACTCTCAGCATAACTGACTCTTTTTCTGGCCTGGAATCTTGTTAGCAATTATGTATCCCACAATAAACATCCCACACTGCCTGCTTACCCTTCTGGTTGGGCTTGAAGTCATGACCCCACTTGATGAAGGAGGCTCACTATCCAAACTCAGTTCGACATTCACATTACGAGCAGCTTTAAGCTCCTGTGAAAGATCCACAGTATTAATATGAGAAGGAGTACGCGCACGTAACGCGACCCCTTCATCAACATGAGGGGTATAGGGAGTATGCAAACCAGCTCCACCTACCATTCTTTTGTCATCTTCGCCAGACTTTGATGGTCTAGAAGGAGTTTGGTGTGGCTCAGTACGTTTACGTTCATTGTCATTATCATTGGCAGAGCCTGTTCTTTCCAGTGACAGAGGGGTTGCAGGCTCTTGGACCTTGACTTCAACTggttctttattttctttccCAGCAAATGGTGATTTTGGAGGGGCTCCTGCTTTAGAGAAAAAGCTGAGAATACTCTTTTGAGCACCAGCAGTTTTTGCCTTTGGCGTGGTTTTTGGTGGCATATTAAGCAATGGGTTTTAACGTGTCACACCACTGAGATATCTAATATAGCGAAATATTTAGATCAAAAGGAGCAAAAAATCCACTAAATAGCAAATTAAAAAGGCAAATCAGAATATAGTCTGGGAGTGAATACCAAAAGAccaagtttttttttataattttaAATGTctagtaaaaataaaaagaatgGAAGCTCTCACCAAGTTTCAAGCATGAGATAAAGAGGTTGTCCCAGATAAAGATGCAGGATTCAATTTAACCATCCGTAGTCGCGTTCGCGTTCTGACGCGGGTAGCCGTACATACCATACTATTTCATCTCCTTAGAAACGGATCAATAGGAGATCATGATAATCGGTAAAATGAAATGGCTGGTTTACAAGTTGGTTGGTTGACTGGTTGACTGGTTGACTGGTTGGCTGGTTGACTGGTTGGGTCGACTGAAGGGTTGATTTGTTGGCTGGTCTGCCGTCTGGTTATTTTGCCTGCCTACTTCGCCTGCCAGCAGGTATCGTCAATTGATCCTGAAACTTTAGCAGGATGTTCGGTTTTCTCGGAATCAGAAGATCAGTCAACTCGGTGTAGAATCCTTCTCGAACCTAACAATCCTAAGAATCATATAATTAATGCAATCAATTAAGAGTCATTATAAACATAAACACAGAAAAACAGAATTCAGCATGTAAATACAATAACATGaacaaacagaaaaataaaaaaccaCGAAGCCAGAAGGCTGACACATCTATTCAGCGAAATTGGTTCCTACAaactttttgatttgagGATAAATAATATCCGAGGTCTCACCTTGGAACGAATGGAGTAAACCCTTTTCACCGTAATAGTCAAGCAAAGGAAGGGTCATCTCTCTATACTTGTCCAGTCTCTGTTTAAACACTTCTGGATTATCGTCGGGTCGTTTTGTCAGTGGTTCTCCAGTGATATCGTCCTTACCTGGTACTTTAGGAGGATTGAAAGTTAAATTATATATTCTACCAGATTTGGCATGAACCCATCTGTTTTCAATTCTATCAAGGATAACTTCCTCTGGAACCTTGAGTTCCACCACAAGATTCAGAGCAGCTCCACTTTTATTCAAGATAGAGTCGAG
The Sugiyamaella lignohabitans strain CBS 10342 chromosome A, complete sequence genome window above contains:
- the MSH6 gene encoding mismatch repair ATPase MSH6 (Protein required for mismatch repair in mitosis and meiosis; forms a complex with Msh2p to repair both single-base & insertion-deletion mispairs; also involved in interstrand cross-link repair; potentially phosphorylated by Cdc28p; GO_component: GO:0032301 - MutSalpha complex [Evidence IPI] [PMID 8816473]; GO_component: GO:0005737 - cytoplasm [Evidence IDA] [PMID 22842922]; GO_component: GO:0000228 - nuclear chromosome [Evidence IBA]; GO_component: GO:0005634 - nucleus [Evidence IEA,IEA]; GO_component: GO:0005634 - nucleus [Evidence IDA] [PMID 14562095]; GO_component: GO:0005634 - nucleus [Evidence IDA] [PMID 22842922]; GO_function: GO:0005524 - ATP binding [Evidence IEA,IEA]; GO_function: GO:0005524 - ATP binding [Evidence IDA] [PMID 9545323]; GO_function: GO:0016887 - ATPase activity [Evidence IDA] [PMID 9819445]; GO_function: GO:0003677 - DNA binding [Evidence IEA]; GO_function: GO:0008094 - DNA-dependent ATPase activity [Evidence IBA]; GO_function: GO:0003684 - damaged DNA binding [Evidence IBA]; GO_function: GO:0000400 - four-way junction DNA binding [Evidence IDA] [PMID 10066781]; GO_function: GO:0032137 - guanine/thymine mispair binding [Evidence IDA] [PMID 8816473]; GO_function: GO:0030983 - mismatched DNA binding [Evidence IEA]; GO_function: GO:0000166 - nucleotide binding [Evidence IEA]; GO_function: GO:0032138 - single base insertion or deletion binding [Evidence IMP] [PMID 10347163]; GO_function: GO:0032138 - single base insertion or deletion binding [Evidence IDA] [PMID 8816473]; GO_process: GO:0006281 - DNA repair [Evidence IEA]; GO_process: GO:0006974 - cellular response to DNA damage stimulus [Evidence IEA]; GO_process: GO:0036297 - interstrand cross-link repair [Evidence IGI] [PMID 22912599]; GO_process: GO:0043570 - maintenance of DNA repeat elements [Evidence IBA]; GO_process: GO:0000710 - meiotic mismatch repair [Evidence IMP] [PMID 16702432]; GO_process: GO:0006298 - mismatch repair [Evidence IEA]; GO_process: GO:0006298 - mismatch repair [Evidence IDA] [PMID 11237611]; GO_process: GO:0006298 - mismatch repair [Evidence IMP] [PMID 2685551]; GO_process: GO:0006298 - mismatch repair [Evidence IMP] [PMID 9520271]; GO_process: GO:0045910 - negative regulation of DNA recombination [Evidence IBA]; GO_process: GO:0007131 - reciprocal meiotic recombination [Evidence IBA]; GO_process: GO:0009411 - response to UV [Evidence IBA]); translated protein: MDDFIVDDEDDEEDEKPKKKRKSNSSPPASSQASRTSTEPIVPSSPPAALSKFSAGSTYSGSSKPALASSSPVRSSSPIKKPSFGSTKSFEKENEERYAWLVDIKDADGNREGDAEYDPRTLYIPKSAWAKFTAFEKQYWEIKSKMWNTVVFFKKGKFYELYERDADIAHGEFDLKLAGGGRANMRLAGIPEMSFDYWASAFIAKGHKVARVDQKETALAKEMNDRKSGKKEEKIIKRELSYVLTAGTLTDEAMLVDEMSTFCMAVKQQDLHFATCFVDTATGAFYTTEFEDDVDFSQFETLIAQIRPRELILEKGCIASRAVKILKNNTSVDTLWNFLKSGSEYWDYDTSYEELLNSRFFKGEDADDLSNYPIAMRDISKNKPLSMSAFGGLMWYLRSLKLDDSLISLGNFNYYETIQKGSSVVLDGQSLQNLEVFANTFDGGAEGTLFRLLNRCITPFGKRKLKGWVSHPLMDPIKINARLDTVEFLNNNPDVQEFIESKLISLPDLERLLSRIHAGHLKPKEFVRVIESFELVYKLMAGLNQKFSDSSTDPLLKELFESMPNLENLLPQWTDAFDRQKAQYDNVLVPEPGIEEEFDNTKNKIDGIEKELEGWLKKYKREYGSVGICYRDSGKEIYLIEVPVKVKNIPKDWQQMGATGKVKRYWSPEVRSLVRELQEARELHKVAVDGVQAKFYQRFDNDYLQWLKAVQILGSVDCLISLAKTSSSLGSPSCRPQFVESDRGVLDFKELRHPCFMSASSDFIPNDVSLGGENANITLLTGANAAGKSTVLRMTCTAVIMAQIGCYVPAESARLTPVDRIMTRLGANDNIFAGKSTFYVELSETKRILSEATNKSLIVLDELGRGGSSSDGFAIAEAVLHHLATHVGSLGFFATHYGTLNNSFANHPQVNAKRMAILVDESSRKVTFLYKLEDGVSPGSFGMHVASMCGIDKSIVDRAEEAARNFEHTARMKKMLASTSGDDSTVLPLGIQSDFVWALNGDAPASKPETGFALENMLKMIKSL
- the ADK2 gene encoding adenylate kinase ADK2 (Mitochondrial adenylate kinase; catalyzes the reversible synthesis of GTP and AMP from GDP and ADP; may serve as a back-up for synthesizing GTP or ADP depending on metabolic conditions; 3' sequence of ADK2 varies with strain background; GO_component: GO:0005743 - mitochondrial inner membrane [Evidence IDA] [PMID 15753074]; GO_component: GO:0005743 - mitochondrial inner membrane [Evidence IDA] [PMID 8537371]; GO_component: GO:0005759 - mitochondrial matrix [Evidence IEA]; GO_component: GO:0005759 - mitochondrial matrix [Evidence IDA] [PMID 8537371]; GO_component: GO:0005739 - mitochondrion [Evidence IEA,IEA]; GO_component: GO:0005739 - mitochondrion [Evidence IDA] [PMID 16823961]; GO_function: GO:0005524 - ATP binding [Evidence IEA]; GO_function: GO:0005525 - GTP binding [Evidence IEA]; GO_function: GO:0004017 - adenylate kinase activity [Evidence IEA]; GO_function: GO:0016301 - kinase activity [Evidence IEA]; GO_function: GO:0019205 - nucleobase-containing compound kinase activity [Evidence IEA]; GO_function: GO:0046899 - nucleoside triphosphate adenylate kinase activity [Evidence IEA]; GO_function: GO:0046899 - nucleoside triphosphate adenylate kinase activity [Evidence IDA] [PMID 15753074]; GO_function: GO:0046899 - nucleoside triphosphate adenylate kinase activity [Evidence IDA] [PMID 8537371]; GO_function: GO:0000166 - nucleotide binding [Evidence IEA]; GO_function: GO:0016776 - phosphotransferase activity, phosphate group as acceptor [Evidence IEA]; GO_function: GO:0016740 - transferase activity [Evidence IEA]; GO_process: GO:0006139 - nucleobase-containing compound metabolic process [Evidence IEA]; GO_process: GO:0009117 - nucleotide metabolic process [Evidence IDA] [PMID 15753074]; GO_process: GO:0046939 - nucleotide phosphorylation [Evidence IEA]; GO_process: GO:0016310 - phosphorylation [Evidence IEA]), giving the protein MTRVRRPLRALFLGAPGAGKGTQVSRLLRDFKGIPAISSGDLLRDNIQKGTKVGKEAATIIKDGGLVPDSTMVSLIGTELQNRGWLNSESSWLLDGFPRTVSQAPALDSILNKSGAALNLVVELKVPEEVILDRIENRWVHAKSGRIYNLTFNPPKVPGKDDITGEPLTKRPDDNPEVFKQRLDKYREMTLPLLDYYGEKGLLHSFQGETSDIIYPQIKKFVGTNFAE